One Pseudonocardia sediminis DNA window includes the following coding sequences:
- a CDS encoding transketolase-like TK C-terminal-containing protein, with protein MSTAATTTELDVLREVERRVLWLSTAIIDHANRNRKDPSGLKIGGHQASSASLATIMTALWFSHLGSGDRVSVKPHASPVLHAINYLLGELDEKYLTTLREFGGLQSYPSRSKDPDPVDYSTGSVGIGATAPIWGALARRYVSSRFGGVSAGRQYSLVGDAELDEGAVWEAILDPMVSELGEVVWIVDLNRQSLDRVVPNIGAPRIEGMFAAAGWQVLTVKYGHLLHELFDRPGGDALRTRIDGMQNPEYQRLLRCDAAEVRDRLPGTESSDSGTSIGRDEKLAELVSGLDDETLLAAVRNLGGHDIAALGDAFGEIDDTRPTVILAYTVKGYGLATAGHPQNHGSLLTEPQMQQLSADVGVSLDDPWQRFAPDSDAGRLCADTAQRLTRPPNGTGEVAALPTDIGRTPSGRATTQAALGRALLDLTREAPEASSRVVTLCPDVSSSTNLGGWVNKVGVWSTAERKDWFDDDPETILHWRERPTGQHLELGIAEGNLVGALGELGATWSRWGQPLLPIGVLYDPFVERALEPWSFGIYAGGQSILVGTPSGVSLAAEGGAHQSITTPSVGLEQPGCVTYEPAFAIDVEWTLLASLARLGRPDGTSAYLRLSTRPVEQALAAIPSDPAARERRRKQVVAGAYPIRRASGERPDLTIAVMGAMVTEALTAADRLAEQGTSADVVVVTSPGLLFDAVQARAGRPVPGPAQEWVLDAAFPARRASPLVTLLDGHPHTLAFLGGVNQVRATHLGVTRFGQSGDLASVYRHHGIDADAVVSAALDLL; from the coding sequence ATGAGCACCGCCGCCACCACGACCGAGCTCGACGTCCTGCGCGAGGTCGAGCGGCGGGTGCTGTGGCTCTCGACGGCGATCATCGACCACGCGAACCGCAACCGGAAGGACCCGAGCGGGCTCAAGATCGGCGGGCACCAGGCGTCGAGCGCGTCGCTGGCCACGATCATGACGGCGCTGTGGTTCTCCCACCTGGGCTCCGGCGACCGGGTCTCGGTCAAGCCGCACGCCTCGCCGGTGCTGCACGCCATCAACTACCTGCTCGGCGAGCTGGACGAGAAGTACCTGACGACGCTGCGCGAGTTCGGCGGGCTGCAGAGCTACCCGTCGCGGTCGAAGGACCCGGACCCGGTCGACTACTCCACCGGCTCGGTGGGGATCGGGGCGACCGCGCCGATCTGGGGTGCGCTGGCCCGGCGCTACGTGTCGTCGCGGTTCGGTGGCGTGAGCGCGGGGCGGCAGTACTCGCTGGTCGGGGACGCGGAGCTGGACGAGGGCGCGGTCTGGGAGGCGATCCTGGACCCGATGGTCTCCGAGCTGGGCGAGGTCGTCTGGATCGTCGACCTGAACCGGCAGAGCCTCGACCGGGTCGTGCCGAACATCGGCGCCCCGCGGATCGAGGGGATGTTCGCCGCCGCGGGCTGGCAGGTGCTGACGGTCAAGTACGGGCACCTGCTGCACGAGCTGTTCGACCGGCCCGGCGGTGACGCGCTGCGCACCCGGATCGACGGCATGCAGAACCCGGAGTACCAGCGGCTGCTGCGCTGCGACGCCGCGGAGGTGCGCGACCGCCTGCCGGGCACCGAGAGCAGCGACAGCGGAACGAGCATCGGCAGAGACGAGAAGCTCGCCGAGCTCGTGTCGGGGCTGGACGACGAGACGCTGCTCGCCGCCGTCCGGAACCTGGGCGGGCACGACATCGCCGCGCTCGGCGACGCTTTCGGCGAGATCGACGACACCCGGCCCACGGTGATCCTGGCCTACACGGTGAAGGGCTACGGCCTGGCCACGGCCGGGCACCCGCAGAACCACGGCTCGCTGCTCACCGAGCCGCAGATGCAGCAGCTCTCCGCCGACGTCGGCGTGTCCCTCGACGACCCGTGGCAGCGCTTCGCCCCGGACTCCGACGCCGGGCGGCTGTGCGCCGACACCGCGCAGCGGCTGACCCGCCCGCCGAACGGCACCGGAGAGGTCGCGGCGCTGCCGACCGACATCGGGCGCACCCCGAGCGGGCGCGCCACCACCCAGGCCGCGCTCGGCCGGGCCCTGCTCGACCTGACGCGAGAGGCCCCGGAGGCGTCGTCGCGGGTGGTGACGCTGTGCCCGGACGTGTCGTCGTCGACGAACCTCGGCGGCTGGGTGAACAAGGTCGGCGTCTGGTCGACCGCCGAGCGCAAGGACTGGTTCGACGACGATCCGGAGACGATCCTGCACTGGCGTGAGCGCCCCACCGGCCAGCACCTGGAGCTGGGTATCGCCGAGGGCAACCTGGTCGGTGCGCTCGGCGAGCTCGGCGCCACGTGGTCGCGCTGGGGCCAGCCGCTGCTGCCGATCGGGGTGCTCTACGACCCGTTCGTCGAGCGGGCGCTGGAGCCGTGGTCGTTCGGGATCTACGCCGGTGGGCAGTCGATCCTGGTCGGCACGCCGTCCGGGGTGTCGCTGGCCGCGGAGGGCGGGGCGCACCAGTCGATCACCACGCCCTCGGTGGGGCTGGAGCAGCCGGGCTGCGTGACCTACGAGCCGGCGTTCGCGATCGACGTCGAGTGGACGCTGCTGGCCTCGCTGGCCCGGCTCGGGCGCCCGGACGGGACGTCGGCCTACCTGCGCCTGTCCACCCGGCCGGTGGAGCAGGCCCTCGCCGCGATCCCGTCGGATCCCGCCGCGCGGGAGCGCCGCCGCAAGCAGGTCGTGGCCGGGGCGTACCCGATCCGCCGTGCGTCCGGCGAGCGTCCGGACCTGACGATCGCGGTGATGGGCGCGATGGTCACCGAGGCGCTCACCGCCGCGGACCGCCTGGCCGAGCAGGGGACGTCGGCCGACGTCGTCGTCGTGACCAGCCCGGGCCTGCTCTTCGACGCCGTGCAGGCCCGCGCCGGGCGCCCGGTGCCCGGACCGGCGCAGGAGTGGGTGCTCGACGCCGCGTTCCCGGCGCGGCGGGCGTCGCCGCTGGTCACGCTGCTCGACGGGCACCCGCACACGCTCGCGTTCCTGGGCGGGGTCAACCAGGTCCGGGCCACGCACCTGGGCGTGACGCGGTTCGGGCAGTCCGGCGACCTCGCCTCGGTCTACCGCCACCACGGCATCGACGCCGACGCCGTCGTCTCGGCGGCGCTTGATCTGCTGTAG
- a CDS encoding Lrp/AsnC family transcriptional regulator, with translation MHTDLDAHDAQLLLALTEHPRATVLALADRIGLSRNTVQARLARLEQRGVLGTFERRIDPAALGYPLTAFVTVRVVQRELASVAAALDRVPEVLEVHGMSGEEDLLVHVVATDTDDLYRIAGQLLATDGVERTTTSLVMRSLVGFRTAPLLHRLAGADETSP, from the coding sequence GTGCACACCGATCTCGACGCCCACGACGCGCAGCTGCTGCTCGCGCTCACCGAGCACCCACGCGCCACCGTCCTCGCCCTCGCCGACCGGATCGGCCTCTCCCGCAACACCGTCCAGGCCCGCCTGGCCCGGCTCGAGCAGCGCGGCGTGCTGGGCACGTTCGAGCGGCGCATCGACCCCGCCGCGCTGGGCTACCCATTGACCGCGTTCGTGACGGTGCGGGTCGTGCAGCGCGAGCTGGCCTCGGTCGCGGCGGCGCTGGACCGGGTCCCGGAGGTGCTGGAGGTGCACGGCATGTCCGGCGAGGAGGACCTGCTGGTGCATGTCGTGGCCACCGACACCGACGACCTCTACCGGATCGCCGGGCAGCTCCTGGCCACCGACGGCGTCGAGCGCACGACGACGTCGCTGGTCATGCGCTCGCTCGTCGGGTTCCGGACGGCGCCGCTGCTGCACCGGCTGGCGGGGGCCGACGAGACGTCGCCGTGA
- a CDS encoding DNA/RNA non-specific endonuclease — translation MSSPAPAGFNPDFLGVTTPMPTLPGTTTVPLTYTHFSTLHRPDRRLAAATAVGIDGATLRSVEREDDWRLDERIPADQQAGEEIYADNDLDRGHLVRRNDPVWGTPAEAEQANTDTFCFTNAAPQAADFNQDKELWAGLEDYLLDNAGDNDRRLVVFTGPVLDDADPVYRGLAIPLRFWKIGAFVTGGVLGTTGYLLDQTAQVGDVTGRAEGDPPPLGPYRTFQVPVARIGELTGLELGPLVAADALAAPTPAGTGDRRLTSYADIVLRPAPE, via the coding sequence GTGAGCTCCCCCGCACCCGCCGGCTTCAACCCGGACTTCCTCGGCGTCACGACGCCGATGCCCACACTGCCCGGCACCACGACGGTCCCGCTGACCTACACCCACTTCTCCACGCTGCACCGCCCCGACCGGCGCCTGGCCGCCGCGACCGCCGTCGGGATCGACGGGGCCACGCTGCGCAGCGTGGAACGCGAGGACGACTGGCGTCTCGACGAACGGATCCCCGCCGACCAACAGGCCGGCGAGGAGATCTACGCCGACAACGACCTCGACCGGGGTCACCTGGTCCGCCGCAACGACCCCGTCTGGGGGACCCCGGCCGAGGCGGAGCAGGCCAACACCGACACGTTCTGCTTCACCAACGCCGCCCCGCAGGCCGCGGACTTCAACCAGGACAAGGAGCTGTGGGCGGGCCTGGAGGACTACCTGCTCGACAACGCCGGCGACAACGACCGCAGGCTCGTCGTGTTCACCGGCCCGGTCCTCGACGACGCCGACCCCGTCTACCGCGGGCTGGCGATCCCGCTGCGGTTCTGGAAGATCGGCGCGTTCGTCACCGGCGGGGTGCTCGGCACGACGGGGTACCTGCTCGACCAGACCGCCCAGGTCGGCGACGTCACCGGGCGGGCCGAGGGCGACCCGCCACCGCTCGGGCCCTACCGGACCTTCCAGGTCCCGGTGGCCCGGATCGGCGAGCTGACCGGACTGGAGCTGGGCCCGCTCGTCGCCGCCGACGCACTCGCCGCACCCACCCCGGCCGGGACCGGGGACCGCCGCCTCACCTCCTACGCCGACATCGTCCTGCGCCCGGCCCCGGAGTGA
- a CDS encoding serine hydrolase domain-containing protein, which yields MAEPLPSTARTLLARVARAQRDGRVPSLVAGLIRDGGLAWSTGRGDLTEPHTDVQYRLGSISKTITAVTVLRLRDEGLLDLDDALDRHLPGTPVGDRTIGQLLAHLGGAGSESPGGWWERTPGGTLEELGLTEADRVLPAARRFHYSNLGFGLLGELVARSRGRAWAEVARDEVLLLLGMTRTTPRPEGSAAQGYAVHPWAETVLVEPEHDAGVMAPAGQLWATATDLARLGAFLLGDTGDVLAEATVEEMTLPAGVDSSNPGWMAYGLGVQVMRPSEGVTLVGHGGSMPGFLAGLWVDREERTGALAMGNTTSGLDGGLPAAMLADVRAAEPRIVEPWRPEASPVPAELLGPWFWGPSPYVLRAVPGGMLHLGGLGRPGRSSRFRPGPDGTWVGLDGYFAGETLRLSDTSLNLATFVFTRTPYDPAAPVPGGVDPNGWQDH from the coding sequence GTGGCCGAACCGCTCCCCTCCACCGCCCGCACCCTGCTCGCCCGCGTCGCCCGCGCCCAGCGCGACGGGCGCGTCCCGTCGCTGGTCGCGGGACTGATCCGGGACGGTGGCCTCGCCTGGTCCACCGGGCGCGGTGACCTGACCGAGCCGCACACCGACGTCCAGTACCGCCTGGGGTCGATCAGCAAGACCATCACCGCGGTGACGGTGCTGCGGCTGCGCGACGAGGGCCTGCTCGACCTCGACGACGCCCTGGACCGGCACCTGCCCGGCACCCCGGTCGGCGACCGCACGATCGGCCAGCTGCTCGCGCACCTGGGCGGCGCCGGGTCGGAGAGCCCCGGCGGCTGGTGGGAGCGCACCCCCGGCGGGACGCTCGAGGAGCTCGGCCTCACCGAGGCCGACCGGGTGCTGCCCGCGGCGCGGCGCTTCCACTACTCCAACCTCGGGTTCGGCCTGCTCGGCGAGCTCGTCGCCCGCTCCCGCGGACGCGCCTGGGCCGAGGTCGCCCGCGACGAGGTGCTCCTCCTCCTCGGCATGACCCGCACGACGCCGCGTCCGGAGGGGTCGGCGGCGCAGGGGTACGCCGTGCACCCGTGGGCCGAGACGGTGCTCGTCGAGCCCGAGCACGACGCCGGGGTGATGGCCCCCGCCGGGCAGCTCTGGGCGACCGCGACCGATCTGGCCCGGCTCGGCGCGTTCCTGCTCGGCGACACCGGCGACGTGCTCGCGGAGGCGACGGTCGAGGAGATGACGCTGCCCGCCGGGGTCGACTCCTCGAACCCCGGCTGGATGGCCTACGGGCTCGGGGTGCAGGTCATGCGTCCCTCCGAGGGGGTCACGCTGGTCGGGCACGGCGGGTCGATGCCCGGGTTCCTGGCCGGGCTCTGGGTCGACCGCGAGGAGCGGACCGGCGCGCTGGCCATGGGCAACACGACCTCCGGCCTGGACGGTGGGCTGCCGGCGGCGATGCTGGCCGACGTGCGCGCGGCCGAGCCCCGGATCGTCGAGCCCTGGCGCCCCGAGGCGTCGCCGGTTCCGGCCGAGCTCCTCGGTCCGTGGTTCTGGGGCCCGTCGCCGTACGTCCTGCGCGCGGTGCCCGGCGGGATGCTGCACCTGGGCGGTCTGGGGCGGCCCGGACGGTCCTCACGGTTCCGGCCCGGGCCGGACGGGACGTGGGTCGGGCTCGACGGCTACTTCGCGGGAGAGACGTTGCGCCTCAGCGACACCTCGCTGAACCTGGCGACCTTCGTCTTCACGCGGACCCCCTACGACCCGGCGGCGCCGGTCCCGGGCGGCGTGGACCCGAACGGTTGGCAAGATCACTGA
- a CDS encoding BCCT family transporter: MTQTEPHHRAAEPAPDGGSGRSRTDWTIFGVGAALVLVFLLWGLFGSESLSSTVSVLLEGLIRGGGWGFILAATGFVVFALWLAFSRFGKIRLGTDAEQPEFRTVSWIAMMFSAGMGIGLMFFGVNEPLSFFTTSVPPGAAQPGSTEAMQVAMATSLFHWTLHPWAIYAVVGLAIAYSTFRKGRRQLISQAFIPLIGKRAAEGAIGKAIDILAIFATLFGSAASLGLGAFQIAGGMQTTGITDSQPGPAVLAIIIVVLTAAFILSAVSGVAKGIQWLSNINMVLAGLLALFVFVVGPTVIILDLIPTSIGAYFSDFFEMVGRTEATGGAPMLDWLSSWTIFYWAWWISWTPFVGMFLARISRGRTIREFVGGVILAPSLVSLVWFCIFGGTAITQAQGGAQFSEDSNVQLFQVLQQYPLATFTGLLVMALVGIFFVSGADAASIVMGTLSQRGTIEPSKWIVIFWGSVMGAVAVLMLVTGGEDALSGIQNLTILIAAPFVVIMVLLCFALAKDLRRDPMMLRDEKGAEVIEQAVDYATERHGHDFYLRVRAFPEDARESSGGNGNGNGNGPGNGPGTGPGYTMTEPGDAFAEEAPPAETTDEKAAKAEGEAPDKPGRAPVAGD, translated from the coding sequence ATGACACAGACTGAGCCACACCACAGGGCCGCGGAGCCCGCACCGGACGGTGGGAGCGGCCGCTCACGCACCGACTGGACGATCTTCGGGGTCGGTGCCGCACTCGTCCTCGTCTTCCTGCTCTGGGGCCTGTTCGGCAGCGAGTCGCTGTCGTCGACGGTCAGCGTCCTGCTCGAGGGCCTGATCCGCGGCGGCGGATGGGGCTTCATCCTGGCCGCGACCGGGTTCGTGGTCTTCGCGCTCTGGCTCGCGTTCAGCCGCTTCGGCAAGATCCGCCTGGGCACCGACGCCGAGCAGCCCGAGTTCCGGACGGTGTCCTGGATCGCGATGATGTTCTCGGCCGGCATGGGCATCGGCCTGATGTTCTTCGGCGTGAACGAGCCGCTGTCGTTCTTCACCACGTCCGTCCCGCCGGGTGCGGCGCAGCCCGGTTCCACCGAGGCCATGCAGGTCGCGATGGCGACCTCGCTGTTCCACTGGACGCTGCACCCGTGGGCGATCTACGCCGTCGTCGGCCTGGCCATCGCCTACTCGACGTTCCGCAAGGGCCGTCGTCAGCTGATCAGCCAGGCGTTCATCCCGCTCATCGGTAAGCGGGCCGCCGAGGGCGCGATCGGCAAGGCGATCGACATCCTGGCCATCTTCGCCACCCTGTTCGGCTCGGCCGCCTCGCTGGGCCTGGGTGCGTTCCAGATCGCCGGCGGCATGCAGACCACCGGGATCACCGACTCGCAGCCGGGACCGGCCGTCCTGGCGATCATCATCGTGGTGCTCACCGCGGCGTTCATCCTCTCCGCGGTGTCCGGCGTGGCCAAGGGCATCCAGTGGCTGTCGAACATCAACATGGTGCTGGCCGGGCTGCTGGCGCTGTTCGTGTTCGTCGTCGGCCCGACGGTGATCATCCTCGACCTGATCCCGACCTCGATCGGCGCGTACTTCTCCGACTTCTTCGAGATGGTCGGCCGCACCGAGGCCACCGGCGGCGCGCCGATGCTCGACTGGCTCAGCTCCTGGACGATCTTCTACTGGGCGTGGTGGATCTCCTGGACCCCGTTCGTCGGCATGTTCCTGGCCCGGATCAGCCGGGGCCGCACGATCCGCGAGTTCGTCGGCGGCGTGATCCTCGCGCCGAGCCTGGTCAGCCTCGTCTGGTTCTGCATCTTCGGCGGCACCGCGATCACGCAGGCCCAGGGTGGTGCGCAGTTCTCCGAGGACTCCAACGTGCAGCTGTTCCAGGTGCTGCAGCAGTACCCGCTCGCCACGTTCACCGGCCTGCTGGTGATGGCGCTGGTCGGCATCTTCTTCGTCTCCGGTGCGGACGCGGCGTCGATCGTCATGGGCACGCTGTCGCAGCGCGGCACCATCGAGCCCAGCAAGTGGATCGTCATCTTTTGGGGCTCGGTGATGGGCGCGGTGGCCGTGCTGATGCTGGTCACCGGGGGTGAGGACGCCCTGTCGGGCATCCAGAACCTGACGATCCTGATCGCCGCACCGTTCGTCGTGATCATGGTCCTGCTGTGCTTCGCCCTGGCGAAGGACCTGCGGCGGGACCCGATGATGCTGCGCGACGAGAAGGGCGCCGAGGTCATCGAGCAGGCCGTCGACTACGCCACCGAGCGCCACGGCCACGACTTCTACCTCCGGGTGCGCGCCTTCCCGGAGGACGCCCGGGAGTCGTCCGGCGGCAACGGGAACGGCAACGGCAACGGTCCGGGGAACGGCCCGGGCACCGGCCCCGGCTACACCATGACCGAGCCCGGCGACGCCTTCGCCGAGGAGGCTCCGCCCGCGGAGACCACCGACGAGAAGGCGGCCAAGGCCGAGGGGGAGGCCCCGGACAAGCCCGGACGGGCTCCGGTGGCCGGGGACTGA
- a CDS encoding NADPH:quinone oxidoreductase family protein, whose amino-acid sequence MRAVQVVELEGPSSVRVNDIEPPTREDGHVLIDVAAAGVNFPDLLLTKGLYQYKPDPPFTLGSECAGTVREVGEGSRYSVGDRVVAFTMSGVFAETVSVPEWAVLPLPDEVEFAAGACLPMNYLTAHFTLVTRGELKEGQTVLVHGAAGGVGTAVVQLAAALGARVIGVVSTEAKAEAARRAGAHETVLAEGFKDAVKELTGGAGVDAVVDPVGGDRFTDSLRSLAPLGKLLVVGFTAGDIPTVKVNRLLLNNIDVRGVGWGAFALPREGFVAHEWDELTPHIVSGALDPLISERFPLEKASDALSRIDDRVVTGKVVLEV is encoded by the coding sequence GTGCGCGCTGTGCAGGTCGTCGAGCTGGAAGGACCGTCCTCGGTCCGGGTCAACGACATCGAGCCCCCGACGCGGGAGGACGGTCACGTCCTCATCGACGTCGCCGCGGCCGGCGTCAACTTCCCGGACCTGTTGCTGACCAAGGGTCTCTACCAGTACAAGCCGGACCCGCCGTTCACCCTCGGTTCCGAGTGCGCGGGCACCGTGCGTGAGGTCGGCGAGGGCAGCCGGTACTCGGTCGGGGACCGGGTCGTCGCGTTCACGATGTCCGGGGTGTTCGCCGAGACGGTGTCGGTGCCGGAGTGGGCGGTGCTGCCGCTGCCCGACGAGGTGGAGTTCGCGGCCGGTGCCTGCCTGCCGATGAACTACCTGACCGCGCACTTCACGCTGGTCACCCGGGGTGAGCTCAAGGAGGGCCAGACCGTCCTGGTGCACGGCGCGGCCGGCGGCGTGGGCACCGCGGTGGTCCAGCTCGCCGCCGCGCTCGGGGCGCGGGTGATCGGGGTCGTCTCGACCGAGGCCAAGGCCGAGGCCGCCCGGCGCGCCGGAGCGCACGAGACCGTGCTCGCCGAGGGGTTCAAGGACGCGGTCAAGGAGCTCACCGGCGGTGCCGGCGTCGACGCCGTCGTCGACCCGGTCGGCGGCGACCGGTTCACCGACTCGCTGCGCAGCCTCGCCCCGCTGGGCAAGCTCCTGGTCGTCGGGTTCACCGCGGGCGACATCCCGACCGTCAAGGTCAACCGGCTGCTGCTCAACAACATCGACGTCCGCGGCGTCGGGTGGGGCGCGTTCGCGCTGCCCCGCGAGGGCTTCGTCGCCCACGAGTGGGACGAGCTGACCCCGCACATCGTCTCCGGCGCGCTGGACCCGCTGATCAGCGAGCGCTTCCCGCTGGAGAAGGCCTCCGACGCGCTGTCGCGGATCGACGACCGGGTCGTCACCGGCAAGGTCGTCCTGGAGGTCTAG
- a CDS encoding protein rep translates to MEMRDEARATSRGEDKRMVARGAEGAAAPLVTKAPLPSPAGQAARRRERRDVAYQLRSRLWELSTLTRVRHCGRYTHAGVGAPGLRLSGDGASRRAGLSGLQSCGSTWSCPVCARKIAGERAEDLRQVVKAAAEHNGAAAMITMTLRHNRSHSLRACWDALSYAWSKVTSGKHYVAEQGQFGIVGWARCVEVTYGETSGWHVHLHALVILDSPTSPEMLDELAGRWWTRWERALNRKAFTAVADRGGLDVRPVQMHEGSADEIARYFNKIAAEVVGQSTKEGRCGNRTLFQVLRDGLQTGNADDLERWFDYEQVSRGRKQFTWSRGLRDWAGIGAHRSDEEIAESDTGGETVLFIDPESWPSVRASVTGLLAATEANGLAGAQSWLTDRGARWFFPPDRR, encoded by the coding sequence ATGGAGATGCGAGACGAGGCCCGCGCCACCAGCCGGGGCGAAGATAAGAGGATGGTGGCGCGCGGCGCCGAAGGCGCCGCAGCGCCCTTGGTAACGAAGGCGCCTCTTCCTTCCCCCGCAGGTCAGGCGGCCAGACGACGGGAGCGGCGAGACGTCGCGTATCAGCTTCGGAGCAGGTTGTGGGAGCTGAGCACGCTGACGCGGGTTCGGCACTGCGGTCGGTACACACACGCGGGTGTCGGTGCTCCGGGCCTGCGCCTGAGTGGAGATGGTGCGAGCCGACGAGCTGGACTGTCGGGGCTGCAGTCGTGTGGCTCGACGTGGAGTTGCCCGGTCTGTGCGCGGAAGATCGCCGGTGAGCGCGCCGAGGATCTGCGCCAGGTCGTCAAGGCCGCAGCCGAGCACAACGGCGCCGCAGCAATGATCACGATGACATTGCGGCACAACCGATCTCACTCCCTCCGCGCCTGCTGGGATGCCCTCTCCTACGCCTGGTCCAAGGTCACTAGCGGAAAGCACTACGTGGCCGAGCAGGGACAGTTCGGCATCGTTGGCTGGGCTCGATGCGTCGAAGTGACCTACGGCGAGACGTCCGGATGGCACGTCCACCTGCACGCCTTGGTGATCCTGGATTCGCCGACGTCGCCAGAGATGTTGGACGAGCTGGCCGGCCGCTGGTGGACACGCTGGGAACGCGCGCTCAACCGAAAGGCGTTCACCGCCGTAGCCGACCGGGGCGGACTCGACGTCAGGCCAGTGCAGATGCACGAAGGCAGCGCCGACGAGATCGCCAGGTACTTCAACAAGATCGCCGCCGAGGTCGTCGGACAGTCCACAAAGGAAGGGCGATGCGGAAACCGAACCCTGTTCCAGGTACTCCGCGACGGACTCCAGACAGGCAACGCCGACGACTTGGAACGATGGTTCGACTACGAGCAGGTGAGCCGAGGCCGGAAACAATTCACCTGGTCACGCGGCTTGCGAGACTGGGCCGGAATCGGCGCTCACCGGAGCGATGAGGAGATCGCAGAGTCGGACACGGGCGGGGAAACAGTTCTGTTCATCGACCCTGAGTCCTGGCCATCTGTTCGAGCGAGCGTCACAGGACTTCTCGCTGCGACCGAGGCCAACGGCTTAGCCGGTGCTCAATCATGGCTGACTGATCGGGGGGCACGGTGGTTCTTCCCTCCCGACCGCAGGTGA
- a CDS encoding phage major capsid protein produces MATYTSTTGVRPGLIPEEWIDRLVVEPVAAESVAMNPAVSTTITVNGQLAHIPKVTDDVAANWVAEGAEISPDDAEFSEITVTTRKIAALSIISRELADDTSPSALELIGAGIARSIAKKIDAAFFSEPAPASPAPAGLGSLPDNQITKLNVTAWDSTDNFALADSVAGQIGVTLSCWVANPVDALTLATIKASTDSRVPLLATDPTQPSRRIIEGKPVLISPAVKSGTIWGLPSDRVIVARRKDVTLETSTDAYFSSDRLGIRATGRMGFAFPHTLGIVKLVKTS; encoded by the coding sequence ATGGCCACGTACACCTCCACCACCGGCGTCCGCCCGGGTCTGATCCCCGAGGAGTGGATCGACCGCCTGGTCGTCGAACCGGTCGCCGCCGAGTCGGTCGCGATGAACCCCGCGGTCTCGACCACGATCACCGTCAACGGGCAGCTCGCCCACATCCCGAAGGTCACCGACGACGTCGCGGCCAACTGGGTTGCGGAGGGCGCCGAGATCAGCCCGGACGATGCCGAGTTCTCCGAGATCACGGTGACCACCCGCAAGATCGCGGCGCTCTCCATCATCAGCCGAGAGCTGGCCGACGACACCAGCCCGTCCGCGCTGGAACTGATCGGGGCAGGAATCGCCCGGTCAATCGCCAAGAAGATCGACGCCGCGTTCTTCTCCGAGCCCGCCCCGGCTTCTCCCGCTCCTGCTGGCCTGGGCTCCCTGCCCGACAACCAGATCACCAAGCTCAACGTGACCGCGTGGGACTCCACCGACAACTTCGCCCTGGCGGACAGCGTGGCCGGCCAGATCGGGGTCACGCTCTCCTGCTGGGTTGCCAACCCGGTGGACGCGCTCACCCTGGCCACGATCAAGGCCAGCACGGACAGCAGGGTTCCACTGCTCGCGACCGACCCGACACAGCCGAGCCGACGGATCATCGAGGGCAAGCCCGTGCTGATCTCCCCGGCCGTCAAGTCAGGCACGATCTGGGGCCTGCCGTCCGACCGCGTGATCGTTGCTCGTCGGAAGGACGTCACGCTCGAGACGAGCACCGACGCCTACTTCTCCAGCGACCGCCTCGGCATTCGTGCCACGGGCCGCATGGGGTTCGCGTTCCCGCACACGCTCGGCATCGTCAAGCTGGTGAAGACGAGCTAG